The DNA region GTCCGCTGACCCGCCCCTCCCGCCCCGCACACCCCACAGAGGCTCCGCCCCGCACGCGCTACGCTGCGGGGCGTGAATGTTGTCGTGTTCGACCTTGAAACCACGGGCCTCTCACCGGAACGGGACGGCATCGTGGAAATCGGCGCGGTGCGCATCGTGGACGGTCAGGTGCAGGAACACCTGAAGTACGAGACGCTGGTGCGCCCCACCACCCCCGACGGGCAGACCCTGATGATTCCCTGGCGGGCCGAGCAGGTGCACGGCATCAGCAACGCAATGGTCCGCACCGCCCCGACCATTGCCGAGGTCCTGCCGGAATTCATCGAGTACGTGAACGGCTGGCCGGTCGTGGCGCACAACATCGGCTTCGACGGCGGGTTCATGCGCGCCAACGCCCAGCGGCACGGCCTGACCTGGGCGCCCGCCAGTGAGCACTGCACCGTGCAACTCTCGCGCCGCGCCTTCCCGAAGGAACGCGCGCACAACCTGACGGTCCTGGCCGAACGGCTGGGCCTGAACTTCGCGCCCGGCGGCCGTCACCGGTCGTTCGGTGACGTGCAGGTGACCGCGCAGGCCTACCTGCGCCTGATGGAACTGATCAAGTTGCGGGCCTGACGTGGGCGTGGGCCGTGCAAAACAGCCTGCGGCGCCGTGCCCACGCCTCACCTACTTCTTCGCGGCGGCGGCCGTGCCGGGGCGCGGCACCAGCACCAGCGCGTTGGGCACGGTGCGGCTCCAGACGGTGTTCAGGTACCCGCCCAGGTCGGCGTACCCGCCCGTGACGTACGCGGTGGCGCTGCTGCCACTGTCGAGCCGCACGGCGTCCCGCACGCCGGCCCCGGCCAGCGCGGCGGCGAACGTTTCGGGACTGCCGTACTCCAGGTAGGCGATGGTGGGCCGTCCGCTCAGCGTGCCGAACGCCACCTGCCGGGTGGGTCGCCAGATGCTGGCGGTCGTGTTGAAGCCCTCGCGGACCGGGTCCACCACGACCTTCCCGCCCTGCACCAGCAGCGGCCCGGCGCTCAGGGCGTCCACGGCGCCGCTCCAGGGGGCGTCGGTGGCGCGCCAGTCCAGCGTGACGGTCAGCGGCGACCCGGCCGCGCGGGGTAACTGCGGAAAGCGGGCGTGGTCGAACGTGACGGCCAGCGTCCCGGCGGGCGGAACGACACTTCCCGTGAAGGCCCGCAGGACGCTGCTGCTGCCCGGCGTGACGTACAGCGTGGTCAGGCTGTCCGCGCCGACGCTGCTGCGGCCGTCACCGACGAAGGCGGTCAGCAGGTCCGGGGCGGGCCGGGCGCGCACGCTGTTCACGGTGACGCTGTACGGCGCGCCGTCCGGGTCCGCGCCGCTCAGGACGTAGCGGGGGCGGGGGTACCCGAACAGCGTGTCGCCCTGCGCGGTCACGCCCAGCGTCGCGCGTTTCTCCAGACTGCCGGAAGTCATCAGGCCGCCCACGGCGACCAGATCGACCGGCAGGTTGCTGCCCGGATCGAAGTACCCGCCGTTCACGCCCGCCACGCCGCCCGCCGCCCGCACGAGGTCCGCCACGCCGCTGGCCCGCCCGGCCGGGGCGCTGACCACGCGCGTCTGGTACAGCGCCGGGTCGAAGCTCAGCAGGTGCAGTTTGCCCTGCTGGCGGTACGTGACCCCGGTGGGCAGCGTGTCCGGGTTCACGGGCGGCGGGACGCTGGTGTCGGTGTAGGTGGTCGTGTCGATCACGATGCGGGCCGGGCTGTCCAGCGTGAAGATCTCACTGCGGCCCCCGCCGGTCCCCAGGAACAGGCTGCTGCCGCCCGCCGTGAGGTCCAGGGTCAGGGCGTCCCCGGATTCCAGGGTCTGCTGCACGGGCGAGCTGCTCACGCCGGGCAGCGTGAGGCGCAGTCCGCTGGCCTCGCGGTTCACGCTGTACGCGACGGCGCGTGCGTCCGGCACGTTGAATTCCAGGACCACGCGCTGCACTTCCACGCTGCGGTGCATGCTGCGGCTCACGCGGATGGTGCCCAGGTTCGCGGTCGGCTGGAACGCCGGGGTGGGGGCCGCCGGGGGCAGGCTGACGGCAGGCCGCGCGGGCGAGGCGGCCGGACGCGGGGTCGCTGGCGCCGGGACGGGCAGGGAGGGCTGCCCCGCCTGCGCGGGGGTGGCAGGTGCAGGGACTGCGGGCGTCTGTGTTGCGGGTCCCGGTGTTGCGGTCCCCTGTGCCGTGGTCCCCTGGGCTGCGGGGGTCTGGGCTGCGGGGGGCTGGGGCGTGGGAGGCAACGTCGCGGTGGGCACGCGGGCCGGGGCAGCGAAATCCAGCAGGTCCGGCGTGTCCGCCAGGATCCGCACGCCCAGCACCTCCAGCGCCGCCAGCGGCACGAACAGGCTGCCGCCCGCCAGTTCCGGCAGCGGCAGCCGCGCACTCAGCGTGAACCCCACGGCCCGCCAGCCGGTCTGCGGCGAGAAGCGCAGTTCCCGCGTGCCCAGTTGCAGCCGCAGGTCCTGCGGATCGTTGCGGACCGCGACCCCCAGGCGCGGCAGGGTCCACACGGCCAGCGCCTCGCCACTCACGAACTGCCGGGAGTCCAGGCCCGCACTCTGCCGTAACCCGCCGATCGCCACGGGGCGCGCGGCGGCCACGCCGGACACCAGCAGCGCCGACACGATGGCCGCCCTGCCCAGCCATCCCAGTCGCCTGCCCACCTGAAGGTCCGTGCCTGCCTGCCCGCTGTTCCCCTGAACGCCCCTGATCCTCACGCGGGCGAGTGTAACGCCGCCGCCCCCGCCTGCGGGTGAGCGGCCCGTCAGGTTCCGCGCCGTCCACGCGGATTAATTCACGCGCGCCCGGCAGTCCGTCAGGCTCTTGTGTGAAAGGCTTCCTATACTGGCAGCCATATGATTGAACCTTCACTGGCGCTGTACGGAGACGCGTTCGAACGCGTGGATCAGCTGATTCAGGACCTGCTGGAAACCACCGGCGTGCGCTACGGTCTGCTGGTCGACCGCAAGGGCTTCGTGCTGTCGCACAAGGAAGCGCTGTGGGCGCCGCGGCCCCCGGCGCTCGACAGTGTCGCCACGCTGGTCGCCAGTAACGCCGCCGCAACCGCCGCGCTGGCGAACATGCTGGGCGAACGCACCTTCAGTGAACAGATTCATCAGGGCGAGAACGGCACCCTGTACGTCGAGTCGGTCGGCACGGACTCCCTGCTGACCCTGATCTTCGACGCGAGCGTCCCGCTGGGCAAGGTGAAGGTGTACGCCAAGAAGAGCATCACGCAGATCGCCGCGATTCTCGAGGAACTCAAGGACATCCCCCCGGTGCAGCTGGGCGAGGACTTCAGCCAGGGCGCCAGCGCACTGCTCGACGACCTGCTGGGCTGAAGGGCCCGCACCTCTGTTCCTTCCTCCTATCCCCTCACCCTGACCCGGCGTCACAGGAGACCTCGCCCATGAGCACCATCAACTTCGCTGCGCGCGAAATCAACTGCAAGATCGTGTACTACGGCCCCGGCATGAGCGGCAAGACCACCAACCTCAAGCACGTGTTCTCCAAGGTGCCCGGCCACCTGCGCGGCGAGATGGTCAGTCTGGCCACCGAGGACGAACGCACGCTGTTCTTCGACTTCCTGCCGCTGGACCTGGGCACCGTCCAGGGCTTCAAGACCCGCTTTCACCTGTACACCGTGCCGGGGCAGGTGTTCTACAACGCCAGCCGCAAACTGATCCTGCGCGGCGTGGACGGCATCGTGTTCGTGGCCGACAGCGCCCCCAACCGCCTGCGCGCCAACGCCGAGAGCATGCGCAACCTCCGCGAGAACCTCGCCGAGCACGGCATCGACGTGAAAGAAGTGCCGATCGTGCTGCAGATCAACAAACGCGACCTGCCCGACGCGCTGCCCACCAGCATGATCCGCTCCGTGATCGACCCGCAGGGCGAACTGCAACTGTTCGAGGCGATGTCCGACAAGGGCGTCGGCGTGTTCGAGACCCTCAAGACCGTCAGCCGCCTCGTGCTGGAACGCCTGTCCCAGAACAAGTAATACGGACTCCGATTGAATAGCTTGTAAAGGCGTTCAATCCGAGCGGATACGAGTAGGAGAGAAACGGAATCCGTATAACCGTCGCACTGGGCATGCAGGACGTGGGCAGCGGAGTGAATTCCCCGCTGCCCACGTCCTGCATGCCCCCCCTCGCCGTCAGTCGGCGCTGAGCGGCAGGGCGTCCGGGCTCTGGCTTTCCTCGGGCAGGTGGCGGCGCACCTCGCGCATGGCGGAGTGGATGATCGCCAGGGCGAGACTCATGGTCAGCATGCTGGAAAAGCCGTAACTGACGAGCGGCAGCGGCACGCCCGTGACGGGGAAGACCCCGGCGGCGACGCACAGGTTCACGAAGGCCTGCCCGACGATCATGAACATCGACCCTATCGCGAGGATGCTGGCGCCGTGAATCTCGGGCGTCATGGGACGCACGCGGCTGGCGAGATGCGCGACCTCCAGCGCCGTGGCGACGATCAGCCAGTACGCGAACAGCAGCATGGCGACGCCCAGCAGGCCCGACGTGAAGCCCACGGACGCGACGATCATGTCGGTGTGCTCGCCGAAGTAGTTGAAGCGCAGGCCGTCCGGCCCCTGGCCCCACAGACCGCCGAAGTTCAGGTCCCGGTGCGCCATCCCGATCTGGTCGAGGCCGATCTCGCGGATCTGCTCGGCGTTCTGGTGCGAGGTCAGGCGGGACATGATGTACGGGTGCCGTTCCAGGTACGTGCCGATCAGCGGCAGGATCATCATGGTGATGGCCAGCAGCAGCCCGCTGATGTTGCTGATCCGCACCCCGGCGGCGTACATGAGGATGATGCCCAGCCCGAACATCAGGACGCTGGTGCCCAGGTCCGGTTCGACCAGCACCAGGATGGTGGTCAGCAGGATCATGCCGGTGGCGCTGATGAGTTTCTTCTGCACGCCGCGCCGCGCGAAGAACGACGCGAGCATCAGGACCAGGCCCAGTTTGCCCAGCTCGGACGGCTGGAAGCGCACCGGGCCGAAATCCAGCCAGCGGCGCGTGCCTGCACTCTCGGCAGTACCGACCCCGATGAACGGCACGAGCAGCAGCAGAAACAGCGTGAACCCCCAGAACCACGGGCCGACCCGCAGGAACGCGCGGGGACGCAACCGGGCCAGCGTGAGGGTCAGCAGTACGGCAACGACCATCTTGCTGCCGTGCTCGAGGATCTTGTCGGGTTCGGTCGTGGCGATCCCCAGCAGCCCGAGGCTCATGAGCATGATCTGCGCGATGACCAGTTGAACGCTCACGCGCGGTCCCCCAGGCGGGCGGCCAGGGCGCGGGCGGCGCGGCTGAAACTGTCGCCCCGCTGCCGGTAATCCCGGAACTGATCGAAGCTCGTGCCGATCGGGGCCAGCAGCACCGTGCCCTGCGCCTCCCCGCCCGCGCTGCCCAGGGCGTCCAGGCCCGCCTGCACCGCGCGGTCCATGCTCTCGTCGCCGGTGTCGCCCGGCACGGCCCGGTAGGGGAGGCCCAGCCCGCGGGCCAGGGTCTCGCCGTCCTCACCGAACGCGATGACCTGCGCGACCCGCCCGGCCGCCGCCGCCCGCAGCGGCGCGAGGTCCGCGCCCTTGTCACGGCCGCCCACCAGCCACGCGACCGGAGGCGTGGCCCGTTCCAGCGCCGCCTGCACCGCCAGGGTGCGCGTGGCGATGGAATCCTCGATGAAGCGCACGCCGCCCACGCGGGCCACCGTCTCGAAGCGGCCCTTCACGGGGGCGGCCGTGCCCAGCGCGCCGGCCAGCACGCCCGTATCGACCGGGCGGCCCAGGTGCCGCAGCAACGCCTCGGCCGCCAGGATCGCCGCCGCCGCGTTCGCCGGGTGAATGCCGTCCGGCAGCGCGTCGGCGTCCAGCACGGGCGTCCCGTCGGCCAGGGCCAGCCTCGCGGGCGTGAACGGCTGAAGGTGGGCGCGCGTGGGCACGGTCAGGTCCGCCGGGACGATCAGCACGTCCCCGGCCTCCTGCGCCGCCGTGATGTTCAACTTGGCCGCGTGGTACGCCCCGACCGTACCGTGCCGGTCGATGTGATCCACGCCCAGGTTCGTGATGACCGCCACCGGCAACCGCACGCCCGGCACCCGCTCCAGCTGAAAGCTCGACAGTTCCACGACCGCCACCTGCGCCGTGTCCACCACGTCCAGCAGCGGCGGGTCGATGTTCCCGCCCTCGCGGGCGTTCAGGCCGCACGCGCGCAGCAGGTGCGCGACCAGCACGGTCGTGCTGCCCTTCCCGGCCGTGCCGGTCACGCCCACCATCGGCAACGCGGGCCGCAGCCGCGCCGCGAGCGCCACCTCACCGATCACCTCGGCCCCCGCCGCCCGCAGCGCCGTCAGGTCCGGGTGATCAATGGGCACGCCCGGCGCGGCCACCACCGTCCGGTAGGGGCGGGTCACGTCGCCCCGCTCCCAGCCCAGTTCGTCCATCAGCGCGAGGTCCTCTGCCGCCGGGCGCGCGTCCAGCCACTCGCCGCGCACGCCCTCCCGCGCCAGGAACCGCGCCGCGCCGCGCCCACTCCGTCCCAACCCGTACACCAGCACCCCGTCAAGCTTCACGCCACCCACCATAGAACAGCGCCGCGCCCTTGTGTTCTGCGGGTTCCAGGGCAAACAATCGAACACCACACCCCGCGCCGATTCCCCCCTGGAGGTCACCCATGCCCACCCACCCCGCGCCGTCCGTCCTGACCCTGCTGGGCGCGGCCCTCGCGTGCGCCGCGTCTGCCGGGGGCAGCGCTCCCGCTGACCGGTCGCTGCCATCTCCCGTCCTGAGTACCCCCGTGCGGGAGGTCGCGGTGGCCGCCGCACCCGACGGCACCGTGTTCCTCGCGGCCCTCAGCGACAGCGGGCAGTTCAGTAGCGGCCGGGGCACCTTCACGGCCCGCACGCTGCGCGCCTGGAAGGCCGCGCCCGGCGGCCCCTGGACGCCGCTGCCCCGCCAGGACGGAACCGGGGTGGGCGGCCCCCTCGGCCTGAACGACCGCCACCCGCGCCCCGCCGCGAACCTGAACCTCAGCGCCGACCGGCACGGCAGCGCCGTCCTGGCCTGGAACGAGAACTACGGCGACAACGACATCGTGCAGCTGCGCGCCCTGCGGCCCGGCGGCTGGACCGACTGGCCCGGTCGCTACCTGGGCGACGACCTGCCCTACGCCGCCCGCACCCGCGCCGTCGCCGCCTGGAAGGGCGAGGCGGTCCTCGCCTGGGGCGAATTCCTGCGCAATCCCGACGGCAGCCAGCTGACCGTGCGCCGCTGGAACGACGCGGCCCGCAGCTGGGTGCGCGGCCCCGCCTTCAACGACCCACGCGCCTACGCCCGCACGCCCGCGCTGGCCCTAACCCGCGCCGGGCAGCCCGTCGTGGCGTGGCTTCAGGGCGACGTGACCGCCGCCCGCGTCCTCGCCGCCCGCTGGGACGGACAGGCGTGGCAGGCCATGGGCGGCCCGCTGAACCGGCACCCGCCCGGCTACGTCGCCTCCACCCGCCTCGTACTGGACGGGCAGGACCGCCCCATCGCCGCGTGGCTCGAAGACCACGCCGGACAGGACACCCTGTACGCCGCCCGCTGGGACGGCCAGCACTGGCAGCCGCTGGGCGGCCCGGTCAGCGCCGCGTTCGCCTCGGCCCCCACCCTGAGTACCGACCCCGCCGGGCACGCCGTCCTCGCCTGGGTGCAGGAACGCGGCGGCCAGGGGCAGGTGCACGCCGCCCGCTGGACCGGACAGCACTGGCAGGGATTGGGCGTGCAGAACCGCGACCCGCGCCGCGACGCCCGCAGCCCCAGCGTCACCACCGACGACGCCGGACGCACCACCCTCGCCTGGAGGGAAGACGGGGGAGGCGTCTACCAGATTCAGCTCCGGCAGATTCAGCTCCGGCAGTTCTGAATCCTGTTCAGGCTACTCAGCGCCTTACGCTCCGGCGGGCTCTACTACTTCAGGCTCACGGACGGGCGGCGGCGTGACCGTCAGGCCCGCCTCGTCCTGCGCCCACGCCATGAACGCCCCCAGGCCCCGGCGGAACATCACCGGGCGTTTCTCGCGCTTACCCAGCTTGCGGGGCTTGCCGGTCCGCTCGTTGATCTCGGCCGGCAGTTCCGGCACCAGCGCCCAGTTCACGTTCATCGGCTGGAACCCCTTCGGGTTCGCGCTCGCCAGGTAACGGGTCAGGCCACCCAGCATGCTCTCGGCAGGCGGCGTGAGAGGTTCGAGGCCCAGCGCCAGTCGCGCGGCGTTCGTTCCGGCCAGCCAGCCGGTCGCCGCCGACTCCAGGTACCCCTCCGTGCCCGCCAGGACGCCCGCCACCAGCTTCGTCGGGTCGGCCTTCAGTTGCAGCGTGGACTCCAGCACCAGCGGCGCATTCAGGTACGTGTTGCGGTGCATCACGCCGTACCGGACGATCTCGGCGTTCCCCAGGCCCGGAATCAGGTTCACGACCACCTTCTGATCCCCCCACTTCAGGCCCGTCTGGAAGCCCACCAGCGACCACATGCGGCCCTCGCGGTCCTCCTGACGCAGCTGCGCCACCGCGTACGGCCAGCGCCCCGTCCTCGGATCGTCCAGCCCCTTGGGCGACATCGGCCCGAAGCGCGGCGTGTCGATCCCGCGCCGGGCGATCTCCTCGATGGGCATGCAACCCTCGAAGAACTCCAGCTTCTCCCAGTCGTGCGGCGTGTGCGCGCGCGCCTGCTCCAGCGCCCCGAAGAACGCCAGGTACTCGTCCTTCGTGAAAGGGCAGTTGATGTAATCCGCGCTCTGCTCGTACCGCCCCGCCCGCCACGCCACGTCCATGTCGATGGAGTCGAACGCGATCACGGGCGCCGCCGCGTCATAGAAGCTCAGGCGCTCGCTGCCGGTCAGGCGGGCCATGTCCGCCGCCAGCGCGTCCGACGTCAGCGGCCCCGACGCGATCACCGCGATGCCCTCCGGCACGGCCGTGACCTCCTCGCCCAGCACCTCGATCAGCGGATGCTCCCGCACCGCGCGCGTCACCCGCTCACTGAACTCGTCCCGCTCGACCGCCAGCGCATTCCCCGCCGGCAGTTTGGAGGCGTCCGCCGCGCCCACGATCGCGCCCCCCACACTCCGCAACTCGGCCTGAAGCAAGCCCTTGCTCTGCAACTCACCCTCGCCGCCCAGCGAGTTACTGCACACCAGCTCCGCGAAATTCCCGCTGCGGTGCGCCGGGGTCATCTTCACGGGCCGCATCTCATAGAGGCGCACCCGCACGCCCAGCCGCGCCGCCGCCAGGGCCGCCTCGGACCCCGCCAGTCCCGCACCAATCACTGTGATCATTCGCTCGCTCATCAAGACGGCAGTGTAGGGCAGACCTGTCTGCACGTTTGTGGGACGTCACGGTGCCGGATGGTTCGCGGCCAGCCTGTCAATCCTCGGCCTTCAGGCGCCGGCCCGCCCTGACCAGATGCAGTTCCCACAGGGCACTCCCGAGCAACCCGAGCGCCGCGCCACCCAGCGGTACCGCGTACAGAAAGATCATGAATGAGGTCGATGCCGCCTCCTCTCCGTACAAATACATCCCCCAGAGCATCGCCACGCCTGCCAGTGGACTGAATGGCAGGACCACGGCACTCAGCACGCACAGCAGGACCGTGCGGAACCAGGACCGGAGCAGGACACCCCAGCCGAATTCACTGCCCCCCGGCGACGCCACGTACAGGCCCCGGTAGCGGTACGACACCATCCGCGCCATCCTGGCATCACCTGGATCGGGGGCAGGACCGGTGGCCGGACGCGCGCGGCTGACTGGCAGGCCGAGGGCCAGGATCAGCGCCGCCAGCGTGAGCAGGCGAATCAGCGTCTCTACCATTAGACCTCCTGCGAAAGTGGGTTTTCGAGCCAGCCAGCCTCTTCGCTATTGTTGGCTGGCAGGAAGAAATCAGGCACGAGTCAGGAGTCAGAAGGACTTCCGCGGGAGGTCTACTGCGTTCAGGACGCTATTTCTGGCGAAGTGTCAGGTGCTGAGCTACTTGACCCGCTCAAGCACGCCTCGCTGCGTGGAGAGCGTTCAGTATGTTGGGGAGAAGATGTCCCGCCTTTTGACTCATCCTGTCCTGCTGGTGATTGGTCTCAACATACTCCTTGCCGGTATCAGCATCATTCCCGTACTAACCACTCCTGACATGCGCCCTCCACGTCAAAAATTTGAGAGGCTTTGCGCGAAAGAGCTTGATCGTCTAAAAGATTTAACAGAGGGCAGAGTTATACGAGCCGTAACTTTTAATTATAATACCAGAGGCGGAAAAACCCCCAATAGGGCAGATTTTAGTAGTTTTACAATTTCATATAATAAAGTATCGCTCAAGACAACTGGAAGCTGCCAATTTAAAGATAATAATGGTATTCCATCATTCATCATCGAAAATATAAAAACAGTCCAATAGTATTTCTACACGCATGCTGGTATATTCGACCTCCTGCGCAAGTGAGTTTTCAAGCCGCCCGGCCTCTCCGCAGGCTTTTATCTTGACGCGAGTTCAGGAATCAGGAGTTGAAGAGCGAGCAACGGATCAATGGTCAGGCGGCGCACCAGTGCTGTGATCTGACGAGTTCTTCCACTGAGCAGAGCAACCATCACGCCATTGAGCATCGCCCGTCCCTGTGCTCCTTTGCGCAACCGACACGCATCCTCGTGCAGCACGACATCCCGGCAATGGTGGCTTCGATTCTCTATACCCCAGTGACCGCGCCAGATGCGCTCCGCTTCCTGAGCCGTCAGCAGCCGGCTGCTGACGGCATACCGCACCTCAACCCGTTGTATGCCATCGCGGCGCGTGACCTGATGTTCTCGACGGATCAACGTCTGCACGCCACACAACCCGTCCTTGATGTCTTCCGGAACCTGCGCACCGGTGATCACCGACGTACGCCGCTCCCAGACTTCCCCACTGCGCCGCTCGACGTCCACGACGTGATCGTGCGCCGGGTATGTGAACGCGAACTTCGCCCATTCCTTGAGCGAGCGGGTGTTGTTCTTGAGTGGGACGAGGTAGGCTCCGCCTGCCTCGTCGATTCGAGTGGTGAGTTCCCGCTCGGTGTAGGCGGCGTCCAACGTCATGAGCCACCCGTTCCCGAAGAGGGTCGTGAGGGTGGGGAGCAGATCCTGCATCCCTTTGGCTTCATGACGCCCTGCTTGATCGACCTGCGCGACGGTCAGCGCCAGCTCATGGAAGAAGACCGATAGGAACGAGAGGGCCGTTCGGCCCTCTCGAGCGCTTCCTTTCAGGACTTTGCCGTCACCGGCAAGGATGACCAGGTGGTCATGCGCCGTGGGATGTTGAGCCTTCACCCAATCCAGCAGGGCGCGTTGCAGTTCAGGAAGATGCTGGTCCAGCGACCAGAAGAAGCGGTAGATCATAGCCTGCTGGGGGAGGCGGTCGAGGCCGAGGTGCTGGCACAGCACCTCGCGGTGTCCGGCGATCCACTGGGTGAGGGCGAGAATGTTGGGTGGTCCGGCGAGGAGGCCAGTGAGAATGACGGTCCAGAGGGCGTCCCACG from Deinococcus seoulensis includes:
- a CDS encoding ISAs1 family transposase, encoding MRPPISPLPFLTQIPDWRAPTRIHYPWDALWTVILTGLLAGPPNILALTQWIAGHREVLCQHLGLDRLPQQAMIYRFFWSLDQHLPELQRALLDWVKAQHPTAHDHLVILAGDGKVLKGSAREGRTALSFLSVFFHELALTVAQVDQAGRHEAKGMQDLLPTLTTLFGNGWLMTLDAAYTERELTTRIDEAGGAYLVPLKNNTRSLKEWAKFAFTYPAHDHVVDVERRSGEVWERRTSVITGAQVPEDIKDGLCGVQTLIRREHQVTRRDGIQRVEVRYAVSSRLLTAQEAERIWRGHWGIENRSHHCRDVVLHEDACRLRKGAQGRAMLNGVMVALLSGRTRQITALVRRLTIDPLLALQLLIPELASR
- the mglA gene encoding GTPase MglA, translating into MSTINFAAREINCKIVYYGPGMSGKTTNLKHVFSKVPGHLRGEMVSLATEDERTLFFDFLPLDLGTVQGFKTRFHLYTVPGQVFYNASRKLILRGVDGIVFVADSAPNRLRANAESMRNLRENLAEHGIDVKEVPIVLQINKRDLPDALPTSMIRSVIDPQGELQLFEAMSDKGVGVFETLKTVSRLVLERLSQNK
- the trmFO gene encoding methylenetetrahydrofolate--tRNA-(uracil(54)-C(5))-methyltransferase (FADH(2)-oxidizing) TrmFO — protein: MSERMITVIGAGLAGSEAALAAARLGVRVRLYEMRPVKMTPAHRSGNFAELVCSNSLGGEGELQSKGLLQAELRSVGGAIVGAADASKLPAGNALAVERDEFSERVTRAVREHPLIEVLGEEVTAVPEGIAVIASGPLTSDALAADMARLTGSERLSFYDAAAPVIAFDSIDMDVAWRAGRYEQSADYINCPFTKDEYLAFFGALEQARAHTPHDWEKLEFFEGCMPIEEIARRGIDTPRFGPMSPKGLDDPRTGRWPYAVAQLRQEDREGRMWSLVGFQTGLKWGDQKVVVNLIPGLGNAEIVRYGVMHRNTYLNAPLVLESTLQLKADPTKLVAGVLAGTEGYLESAATGWLAGTNAARLALGLEPLTPPAESMLGGLTRYLASANPKGFQPMNVNWALVPELPAEINERTGKPRKLGKREKRPVMFRRGLGAFMAWAQDEAGLTVTPPPVREPEVVEPAGA
- a CDS encoding FtsW/RodA/SpoVE family cell cycle protein, which gives rise to MSVQLVIAQIMLMSLGLLGIATTEPDKILEHGSKMVVAVLLTLTLARLRPRAFLRVGPWFWGFTLFLLLLVPFIGVGTAESAGTRRWLDFGPVRFQPSELGKLGLVLMLASFFARRGVQKKLISATGMILLTTILVLVEPDLGTSVLMFGLGIILMYAAGVRISNISGLLLAITMMILPLIGTYLERHPYIMSRLTSHQNAEQIREIGLDQIGMAHRDLNFGGLWGQGPDGLRFNYFGEHTDMIVASVGFTSGLLGVAMLLFAYWLIVATALEVAHLASRVRPMTPEIHGASILAIGSMFMIVGQAFVNLCVAAGVFPVTGVPLPLVSYGFSSMLTMSLALAIIHSAMREVRRHLPEESQSPDALPLSAD
- the mglB gene encoding GTPase-activating protein MglB, translated to MIEPSLALYGDAFERVDQLIQDLLETTGVRYGLLVDRKGFVLSHKEALWAPRPPALDSVATLVASNAAATAALANMLGERTFSEQIHQGENGTLYVESVGTDSLLTLIFDASVPLGKVKVYAKKSITQIAAILEELKDIPPVQLGEDFSQGASALLDDLLG
- a CDS encoding phosphodiester glycosidase family protein, whose protein sequence is MRIRGVQGNSGQAGTDLQVGRRLGWLGRAAIVSALLVSGVAAARPVAIGGLRQSAGLDSRQFVSGEALAVWTLPRLGVAVRNDPQDLRLQLGTRELRFSPQTGWRAVGFTLSARLPLPELAGGSLFVPLAALEVLGVRILADTPDLLDFAAPARVPTATLPPTPQPPAAQTPAAQGTTAQGTATPGPATQTPAVPAPATPAQAGQPSLPVPAPATPRPAASPARPAVSLPPAAPTPAFQPTANLGTIRVSRSMHRSVEVQRVVLEFNVPDARAVAYSVNREASGLRLTLPGVSSSPVQQTLESGDALTLDLTAGGSSLFLGTGGGRSEIFTLDSPARIVIDTTTYTDTSVPPPVNPDTLPTGVTYRQQGKLHLLSFDPALYQTRVVSAPAGRASGVADLVRAAGGVAGVNGGYFDPGSNLPVDLVAVGGLMTSGSLEKRATLGVTAQGDTLFGYPRPRYVLSGADPDGAPYSVTVNSVRARPAPDLLTAFVGDGRSSVGADSLTTLYVTPGSSSVLRAFTGSVVPPAGTLAVTFDHARFPQLPRAAGSPLTVTLDWRATDAPWSGAVDALSAGPLLVQGGKVVVDPVREGFNTTASIWRPTRQVAFGTLSGRPTIAYLEYGSPETFAAALAGAGVRDAVRLDSGSSATAYVTGGYADLGGYLNTVWSRTVPNALVLVPRPGTAAAAKK
- the murD gene encoding UDP-N-acetylmuramoyl-L-alanine--D-glutamate ligase — translated: MVGGVKLDGVLVYGLGRSGRGAARFLAREGVRGEWLDARPAAEDLALMDELGWERGDVTRPYRTVVAAPGVPIDHPDLTALRAAGAEVIGEVALAARLRPALPMVGVTGTAGKGSTTVLVAHLLRACGLNAREGGNIDPPLLDVVDTAQVAVVELSSFQLERVPGVRLPVAVITNLGVDHIDRHGTVGAYHAAKLNITAAQEAGDVLIVPADLTVPTRAHLQPFTPARLALADGTPVLDADALPDGIHPANAAAAILAAEALLRHLGRPVDTGVLAGALGTAAPVKGRFETVARVGGVRFIEDSIATRTLAVQAALERATPPVAWLVGGRDKGADLAPLRAAAAGRVAQVIAFGEDGETLARGLGLPYRAVPGDTGDESMDRAVQAGLDALGSAGGEAQGTVLLAPIGTSFDQFRDYRQRGDSFSRAARALAARLGDRA
- a CDS encoding 3'-5' exonuclease — translated: MNVVVFDLETTGLSPERDGIVEIGAVRIVDGQVQEHLKYETLVRPTTPDGQTLMIPWRAEQVHGISNAMVRTAPTIAEVLPEFIEYVNGWPVVAHNIGFDGGFMRANAQRHGLTWAPASEHCTVQLSRRAFPKERAHNLTVLAERLGLNFAPGGRHRSFGDVQVTAQAYLRLMELIKLRA